One Coccinella septempunctata chromosome 1, icCocSept1.1, whole genome shotgun sequence DNA window includes the following coding sequences:
- the LOC123317103 gene encoding WW domain-binding protein 11, with amino-acid sequence MGRRSINTTKSGKYMNPTDQARKEARKQELKKNKKQRQMVRAAVLKGKDPHQILEELEKIDQMEYNVNQPSPLNEKVLKDKRKKLRETLDRVLSMYYKDDSEKWAELKRKQTEYEHKRNQLVVFYESVKSAQQVQVDEIPLPQLPQQQPQNTTASIPLPAEKKQEHTIYSIATAMKLQALGKPIREPPGCPPGPPPVVNEDGEIMDYDDLTKGDEEEEATNESNESDSNTSKPTSLQQKMVALSGQNIDEFMKEMESVQKRGEIGKDLQNSRKIVAHVEPLLPPGTDPPVVVPAPPNPPAMPVMFPSGLRLPPGPPPGRPLLPPGLPPPRIPIRLPPAPPRLIRIPGPPPALSASSNLSLATPNVLSAGPQLISRSESGSHKQGATISAKPQIRNLSADVTRFVPSALRVKREDKKSKSNTRVLVQELKQKEMHFHQQAMAKQHTKDDAYKQFMQEMQNLM; translated from the exons ATGGGTCGCAGGTCAATAAATACCACTAAAAGTGGTAAATATATGAATCCAACAGACCAAGCAA GAAAagaagctcgaaaacaagaattgaaaaagaataaaaagCAACGGCAGATGGTGCGAGCCGCTGTGCTCAAAGGAAAAGATCCACATCAAATTCTAGAAGAACTCGAGAAAATAGACCAAATGG aatataaTGTAAATCAGCCATCTCCATTGAACGAAAAAGTCCTGAAGGACAAGCGTAAAAAACTGCGTGAAACATTAGACAGAGTTTTGTCTATGTAT TATAAAGATGATTCAGAAAAGTGGGCTGAACTCAAAAGAAAACAAACAGAATATGAACATAAAAGAAATCAATTAGTTGTGTTTTATGAATCGGTGAAAAGTGCACAACAAGTACAAGTTGATGAAATTCCGTTACCACAACTTCCACAGCAACAACCTCAGAATACCACAGCTTCAATACCGTTGCCTGCAGAGAAAAAACAAGAACATACTATATATTCTATTGCTACAGCCATGAAGCTTCAAGCTCTA GGTAAACCAATCAGGGAGCCACCAGGTTGCCCACCTGGACCCCCTCCGGTAGTGAATGAAGATGGAGAAATAATGGATTATGATGATTTGACAAAGGGAGATGAAGAAGAAGAGGCCACAAACGAAAGTAACGAATCTGATTCAAATACAAGCAAGCCTACCTCTTTACAACAGAAAATGGTTGCTTTATCCGGTCAAAATATTGATGAGTTCATGAAAGAAATGGAATCAGTCCAAAAAAGGGGAGAAATTGGAAAAGACTTACAAAACAGTAGAAAAATAGTTGCTCATGTGGAACCTTTGCTTCCACCTGGCACAGACCCACCTGTTGTGGTTCCTGCTCCCCCCAACCCACCAGCAATGCCAGTTATGTTCCCAAGCGGACTCAG ATTGCCTCCTGGACCACCTCCCGGTAGACCACTTCTCCCTCCTGGCTTACCACCTCCAAGAATACCCATACGTCTGCCTCCTGCACCACCAAGGCTCATCAGAATACCAGGACCACCACCAGCCCTTTCTGCATCATCTAATCTGTCATTAGCCACTCCCAATGTTCTTTCTGCTGGTCCACAGCTAATAAGTAGATCGGAGTCTGGCAGTCATAAGCAAGGGGCAACTATATCAGCCAAACCACAAATAAGAAACTTGAGTGCCGATGTTACTAGATTCGTTCCTTCAGCATTGAGGGTCAAGAGGGAAGACAAAAAATCGAAATCAAATACAAGAGTGTTGGTGCAAGAATTGAAACAGAAAGAAATGCATTTTCATCAACAAGCAATGGCCAAACAGCATACTAAGGATGATGCTTACAAACAATTCATGcaagaaatgcagaatcttatgtga
- the LOC123317111 gene encoding arf-GAP with dual PH domain-containing protein 1-like isoform X2 produces MAERNEKIILELLKCPGNSVCADCDCENPEWASYNIGIFICTRCSGIHRSMGVHISKVKHLKLDRWEDSQVQRMKEVGNVKAKLKYEERVPPCYRRPKHNDPQVLVEQWIRAKYEREEFSRPEKQTYTKGHMQGFLMKRGKEDSRYQPRKFILSEADDTLKYFIKEDREPKATLRLSELNVVFAPEKVGINTSLQFTYLKDGTTRHIYVYHEEPEIINNWYMAIRCAKLHRLQVAYPSVAEYDLVHHLTQDFAKEGWLWKTGPRLSDGFKKRWFTLDNRKLMYHDDPLDAYPKGEIFIGYALDGYSIRIGVSTGVKDMGFSFSLTTPERIYHLSAQTEDDRDQWIDVIENVIRRQMTPQESAIAARIIRKRRNFFYSLSW; encoded by the exons ATGGCTGAgagaaacgaaaaaataattttggaaCTTCTCAAATGTCCAGGCAATAGTGTTTGTGCAGATTGTGATTGTGAAA ATCCAGAATGGGCATCTTACAACATTGGTATCTTTATTTGTACCCGTTGCTCTGGTATTCATCGTAGCATGGGTGTTCATATCAGCAAGGTGAAACACTTGAAGCTGGATAGATGGGAGGATTCACAAGTACAAAGAATGAAAGAAGTTGGAAATGTGAAAGCAAAGTTGAAATATGAGGAAAGGGTACCACCGTGTTATAGGAGACCCAAGCATAATGATCCACA AGTTTTAGTAGAACAGTGGATAAGAGCCAAATATGAAAGGGAAGAATTTAGTCGTCCAGAAAAGCAAACTTATACCAAAGGACACATGCAAGGGTTTTTGATGAAAAGGGGTAAAGAGGATAGCAGATATCAGCcaagaaaattcattttatcaGAAGCTGACGATaccctgaaatatttcataaaagaGGACAGGGAACCTAAAGCTACTTTACGTTTATCAGAGTTAAACGTAGTTTTTGCTCCTGAAAAAGTCG GAATAAATACATCACTTCAATTCACTTACCTGAAGGACGGCACAACTCGTCACATTTACGTCTATCACGAGGAACCGGAAATCATCAACAACTGGTATATGGCAATAAGGTGTGCTAAGCTACATCGTCTTCAAGTAGCATATCCTTCAGTTGCCGAATATGATTTGGTCCATCACTTAACCCAAGACTTCGCTAAGGAAGGGTGGTTATGGAAGACTGGCCCGAGACTGAGTGATGGATTCAAAAAACGCTGGTTCACACTCGACAATAGAAAATTGATGTACCACGATGATCCGCTAGATGCCTATCCAAAAGGGGAAATATTTATTG GTTATGCTCTGGATGGATACAGCATAAGAATTGGCGTTTCTACTGGTGTGAAAGACATGGGTTTTTCATTTTCTCTAACAACTCCTGAAAGAATTTATCATCTATCTGCTCAGACAGAAGATGATCGAGACCAATGGATTGACGTTATTGAAAACGTGATCAGACGACAAATGACTCCTCAGGAATCTGCAA taGCAGcaagaataattcgaaaacgaagaaattttttttacagtttgAGCTGGTAA
- the LOC123317111 gene encoding arf-GAP with dual PH domain-containing protein 1-like isoform X1, which yields MAERNEKIILELLKCPGNSVCADCDCENPEWASYNIGIFICTRCSGIHRSMGVHISKVKHLKLDRWEDSQVQRMKEVGNVKAKLKYEERVPPCYRRPKHNDPQVLVEQWIRAKYEREEFSRPEKQTYTKGHMQGFLMKRGKEDSRYQPRKFILSEADDTLKYFIKEDREPKATLRLSELNVVFAPEKVGINTSLQFTYLKDGTTRHIYVYHEEPEIINNWYMAIRCAKLHRLQVAYPSVAEYDLVHHLTQDFAKEGWLWKTGPRLSDGFKKRWFTLDNRKLMYHDDPLDAYPKGEIFIGYALDGYSIRIGVSTGVKDMGFSFSLTTPERIYHLSAQTEDDRDQWIDVIENVIRRQMTPQESAISARLVRKRNNSNSISLFSPR from the exons ATGGCTGAgagaaacgaaaaaataattttggaaCTTCTCAAATGTCCAGGCAATAGTGTTTGTGCAGATTGTGATTGTGAAA ATCCAGAATGGGCATCTTACAACATTGGTATCTTTATTTGTACCCGTTGCTCTGGTATTCATCGTAGCATGGGTGTTCATATCAGCAAGGTGAAACACTTGAAGCTGGATAGATGGGAGGATTCACAAGTACAAAGAATGAAAGAAGTTGGAAATGTGAAAGCAAAGTTGAAATATGAGGAAAGGGTACCACCGTGTTATAGGAGACCCAAGCATAATGATCCACA AGTTTTAGTAGAACAGTGGATAAGAGCCAAATATGAAAGGGAAGAATTTAGTCGTCCAGAAAAGCAAACTTATACCAAAGGACACATGCAAGGGTTTTTGATGAAAAGGGGTAAAGAGGATAGCAGATATCAGCcaagaaaattcattttatcaGAAGCTGACGATaccctgaaatatttcataaaagaGGACAGGGAACCTAAAGCTACTTTACGTTTATCAGAGTTAAACGTAGTTTTTGCTCCTGAAAAAGTCG GAATAAATACATCACTTCAATTCACTTACCTGAAGGACGGCACAACTCGTCACATTTACGTCTATCACGAGGAACCGGAAATCATCAACAACTGGTATATGGCAATAAGGTGTGCTAAGCTACATCGTCTTCAAGTAGCATATCCTTCAGTTGCCGAATATGATTTGGTCCATCACTTAACCCAAGACTTCGCTAAGGAAGGGTGGTTATGGAAGACTGGCCCGAGACTGAGTGATGGATTCAAAAAACGCTGGTTCACACTCGACAATAGAAAATTGATGTACCACGATGATCCGCTAGATGCCTATCCAAAAGGGGAAATATTTATTG GTTATGCTCTGGATGGATACAGCATAAGAATTGGCGTTTCTACTGGTGTGAAAGACATGGGTTTTTCATTTTCTCTAACAACTCCTGAAAGAATTTATCATCTATCTGCTCAGACAGAAGATGATCGAGACCAATGGATTGACGTTATTGAAAACGTGATCAGACGACAAATGACTCCTCAGGAATCTGCAA TATCTGCTAGACTTGTTCGAAAGCGAAATAACAGTAATTCGATCAGTCTTTTTTCACCGAGGTAG